Proteins from a genomic interval of uncultured Desulfuromusa sp.:
- a CDS encoding glycosyltransferase family A protein: protein MPTVSVVIPTYNAEKYLPETLKNILMQTFDDYEVIIVDDCSTDNTRQVIGEIDSEKIRYFCLETNHGGPSRARNVGINEARGKYIAFCDSDDLFEVDHLMDAVTFFRLRTDLGMIFTDESKFDDETGKDLGNFLNGYNQFHSLPKKKEEDGFFIIQPADSFPCLFFENYIMPSGVVARREIFDDVGPFDESLTNGDDWDLWFRVTRKYQIGFINKVGFRYRIRANSVSARGPILAKNRSEVIRKQIESSLPSFLNKRAKKMISHNYFGIGYCSQVQGGMSEARKNYLLSLRTSLNLAAFKGLFITFLGRNVYFTIRKLKKLVGG from the coding sequence ATGCCAACTGTCAGTGTTGTTATACCGACATATAATGCAGAGAAATATCTTCCCGAGACATTAAAAAATATTTTAATGCAGACCTTTGATGATTATGAAGTAATTATTGTGGATGATTGTTCGACGGACAACACTAGGCAAGTTATAGGTGAAATTGATTCTGAAAAAATTCGTTATTTTTGTCTGGAGACAAATCATGGTGGCCCATCCCGGGCAAGAAATGTCGGAATCAATGAAGCTAGAGGTAAGTATATTGCTTTTTGTGACTCTGACGATCTGTTTGAGGTTGACCATTTAATGGACGCTGTCACTTTTTTTAGGCTTAGAACTGATCTCGGTATGATTTTCACTGATGAGTCAAAGTTTGATGATGAAACTGGCAAAGACTTGGGGAATTTCTTGAATGGGTATAATCAATTTCACAGTTTGCCCAAGAAGAAGGAGGAAGACGGCTTTTTTATCATTCAACCGGCTGATTCATTCCCCTGCCTTTTTTTTGAGAACTATATCATGCCTTCTGGAGTTGTAGCGCGAAGAGAGATCTTTGATGATGTTGGTCCGTTTGATGAATCACTCACAAATGGAGATGATTGGGATTTGTGGTTTAGAGTGACCAGGAAATACCAGATTGGTTTTATCAATAAAGTCGGTTTCAGATATCGAATTAGAGCGAATAGTGTATCGGCTCGCGGACCCATTTTGGCTAAAAACCGCTCAGAAGTTATCAGGAAGCAGATCGAATCTAGTTTGCCAAGTTTTCTTAATAAAAGAGCTAAAAAAATGATTTCTCATAATTATTTTGGCATCGGTTATTGTTCTCAGGTCCAAGGGGGCATGTCTGAAGCTCGTAAGAACTATCTACTTAGCCTACGGACTTCGTTGAATCTAGCCGCTTTTAAGGGTTTGTTTATTACTTTTCTTGGAAGAAATGTTTATTTTACCATACGAAAACTTAAGAAGCTTGTGGGTGGATAG